Proteins from a genomic interval of Leptospira bandrabouensis:
- a CDS encoding class I fructose-bisphosphate aldolase — protein sequence MNFDEISKHLGNDAESLLGFKSPKIAKELIHVPGSDWVDRIFAPTDRSVPVLRSIQTLLGSGRLGGTGYVSILPVDQGIEHSAGASFAKNPIYFDGENIIKLAIEGGCNGVATTLGVLGSVARKYAHKIPFILKINHNELLTYPNKSEQILFATVKQAYDQGCVAIGATIYFGSADAGREIVEISKVFQMAHELGMATILWCYIRNNAFKKDKDYHVSADLTGQANHLGVTIQADIIKQKLPENNGGYNVLNQESSYGKTDKRIYSDLTSDHPIDLARYQVANCYMGRAGLINSGGASGENDLQDALKTAVINKRAGGMGLISGRKAFQKPMKEGVALLNAIQDVYLSKEITVA from the coding sequence TTGAACTTCGACGAAATCTCGAAACATCTTGGAAACGACGCGGAATCCCTACTTGGATTCAAATCGCCAAAAATCGCTAAAGAACTAATCCACGTACCTGGCTCTGACTGGGTTGATAGAATTTTTGCTCCCACAGACAGGTCTGTACCTGTTCTTCGTAGCATCCAAACCCTTCTTGGAAGTGGTCGTCTAGGTGGAACAGGTTATGTTTCCATCCTTCCGGTTGACCAAGGAATCGAACATTCTGCAGGTGCTTCTTTTGCCAAAAACCCTATTTATTTTGATGGTGAAAACATCATTAAATTGGCCATTGAAGGTGGTTGTAATGGTGTGGCAACGACTCTTGGAGTTCTTGGATCGGTTGCAAGAAAGTATGCTCACAAAATTCCTTTCATTTTGAAAATCAATCACAATGAACTTTTAACTTACCCAAACAAAAGTGAACAAATTCTTTTTGCTACGGTAAAACAAGCTTATGACCAAGGTTGTGTTGCGATTGGTGCTACCATTTATTTTGGTTCTGCCGATGCTGGTCGAGAAATTGTAGAAATTTCTAAAGTATTCCAAATGGCTCACGAACTCGGAATGGCGACTATCCTTTGGTGTTATATCAGAAACAATGCCTTCAAAAAAGACAAAGATTACCATGTTTCTGCTGACTTAACAGGACAAGCAAACCATTTAGGTGTGACTATCCAAGCAGATATCATCAAACAAAAGTTACCTGAAAACAATGGTGGGTACAATGTTTTAAACCAAGAATCTTCTTACGGTAAAACAGACAAACGTATCTATTCTGATCTTACTTCTGACCATCCAATTGACCTCGCTCGTTACCAAGTAGCAAATTGTTATATGGGAAGAGCGGGACTCATCAACTCAGGTGGAGCTTCTGGAGAAAACGATTTACAAGACGCACTTAAAACTGCGGTCATCAACAAACGTGCTGGTGGAATGGGACTGATCTCAGGAAGAAAAGCATTCCAAAAACCAATGAAGGAAGGGGTTGCATTACTCAACGCCATCCAAGACGTATATCTATCGAAAGAAATTACAGTCGCTTAA
- a CDS encoding 4-alpha-glucanotransferase, with translation MEFFRNVKKRRAGVLVSLPSIVSEHSFECGDIYSLYPLCDWAKDVGFSIIQLLPLNDTGFGYSPYSAISAFAIDPLYISLYKLGQNIKSRKREIRFLKNHPIRIRNRKLEIIRSIYTNHLKEAMLEATYFLEKHPWCYSYAAFRLLYEEFNGKDWWEWPKEFLDPNFAKEHIFTKRREDALFWVYLQKIAYDQLSEVKTHFEDVGVYLKGDMPILTSRNSCDVWEHPEFFIMNLQAGAPPDDFSKTGQTWGFPVLNWEALEKTNYSWWKDRLSYLEHFFHLYRIDHVIGMYRIWAIPSKDTTALHGWFHPQFGIAKEEFIKEGLDPKHFETLGLIHEFIPNHYIFYWDFWKNEGYQNLEEEIKAKLFPLSELHIEEEEKHWRESGEKILEIFDSFSSMIPCAEDLGSVPAFIRDSLFERQMIGIDVVRWTRSFTTGEFIPEELYRENAISVLSTHDTSLAMEWWKKEGDMESKLQFFFDRLGKPRPKSDEETLLGLLEFVFQTSSLFSIQLFQDLALGLPDVLEHPEDHRINVPGTPDHSNWTYRFPVLIEDFASDFQRNFAIRKLLLESDRNT, from the coding sequence TTGGAATTTTTTCGAAACGTAAAAAAAAGAAGGGCGGGGGTACTTGTATCTCTGCCCTCTATTGTTTCTGAACATTCTTTTGAATGTGGGGACATTTACAGTTTATACCCACTTTGCGATTGGGCAAAGGATGTGGGATTTAGTATCATCCAGTTATTACCTTTAAATGATACAGGTTTCGGATATTCTCCTTACAGTGCTATTTCTGCTTTTGCCATTGATCCTCTTTATATTTCTTTATACAAACTTGGCCAAAATATAAAATCTCGCAAACGTGAGATACGTTTTTTAAAAAATCATCCCATTCGTATTCGAAATCGAAAATTAGAAATCATCCGTTCTATTTATACCAACCACTTAAAAGAAGCAATGTTGGAAGCTACATACTTCTTAGAAAAACATCCTTGGTGTTATTCTTATGCTGCCTTTCGTTTATTATATGAAGAATTCAATGGTAAGGATTGGTGGGAATGGCCTAAAGAATTTTTAGATCCAAACTTTGCGAAAGAACATATATTTACCAAACGCCGGGAAGACGCTTTGTTTTGGGTCTATTTACAAAAGATCGCCTATGATCAGTTATCCGAAGTGAAAACCCATTTTGAAGATGTTGGTGTTTACTTAAAAGGAGATATGCCGATCCTCACTTCCCGAAATTCTTGCGACGTTTGGGAACATCCAGAATTTTTTATTATGAATTTGCAAGCTGGTGCCCCACCTGATGATTTTTCCAAAACCGGACAAACTTGGGGTTTTCCTGTTCTCAATTGGGAGGCTCTGGAAAAAACAAACTATTCTTGGTGGAAGGATCGTTTGTCTTATTTGGAACATTTTTTTCATCTTTATCGAATTGACCATGTCATCGGGATGTATCGGATTTGGGCCATTCCAAGTAAAGACACCACGGCACTACATGGATGGTTTCATCCTCAATTTGGAATTGCAAAAGAAGAATTCATTAAAGAAGGCTTGGATCCAAAACATTTTGAAACTTTGGGATTAATTCATGAATTCATTCCCAATCATTATATTTTTTATTGGGACTTCTGGAAAAATGAAGGTTACCAAAACTTAGAAGAAGAGATAAAAGCAAAACTTTTTCCTTTATCAGAACTTCATATTGAGGAAGAGGAAAAACATTGGAGGGAATCTGGGGAAAAAATTTTAGAAATCTTTGATTCCTTTTCTTCGATGATTCCTTGTGCAGAGGATTTGGGTTCAGTTCCTGCTTTTATTAGAGATTCTTTATTTGAACGCCAGATGATTGGAATTGATGTCGTTCGTTGGACAAGATCCTTTACAACAGGTGAGTTTATCCCGGAAGAACTGTATAGAGAAAATGCCATTTCTGTTTTATCAACACATGACACGAGTTTGGCGATGGAGTGGTGGAAAAAAGAAGGAGATATGGAATCGAAACTCCAATTTTTCTTTGATAGATTAGGAAAACCTAGACCAAAATCGGATGAAGAAACCTTGTTAGGTCTTCTCGAATTTGTATTCCAAACGAGTAGTCTATTCTCGATCCAACTGTTTCAGGATTTGGCCCTTGGTTTACCTGATGTTTTAGAACACCCAGAAGATCACCGCATCAATGTACCTGGCACACCTGACCATTCCAATTGGACCTACCGATTTCCTGTTCTCATTGAGGACTTTGCATCCGATTTTCAGCGTAATTTCGCAATCCGTAAACTCCTTCTCGAATCTGACAGAAATACGTAA
- a CDS encoding DUF962 domain-containing protein, which translates to MRFAKEMAFYSAYHQEKRNVLIHVLGVPTITFTLFVVLSRFSLFEYNGFNVSASLVFTLAVLGYYYTLDVLFAFVATLVFGGLYLTSEWITMQLPASTAWTIFGLGQVIGWGAQFYGHFVFEKSRPALFDNLFQALVSAPLFVVADVFFELGFRLELKAAVENELKQRGVWKDFSHKPA; encoded by the coding sequence TTGAGATTTGCAAAAGAAATGGCGTTTTATTCCGCCTACCACCAAGAAAAACGTAATGTATTGATCCATGTGTTAGGGGTTCCAACAATCACCTTCACTTTATTTGTTGTCCTCAGCCGTTTTAGCCTTTTTGAATACAATGGCTTTAACGTTTCGGCTTCTCTCGTATTTACATTAGCGGTACTTGGTTATTATTATACTTTGGATGTATTGTTTGCATTTGTAGCCACTCTTGTATTTGGCGGACTTTATCTGACCTCAGAGTGGATTACTATGCAATTACCAGCATCCACCGCTTGGACTATTTTTGGTCTTGGACAGGTGATTGGTTGGGGTGCTCAGTTCTATGGACATTTTGTTTTTGAAAAGAGTAGGCCAGCACTTTTTGATAACTTGTTCCAAGCTTTAGTTTCCGCACCTTTATTTGTTGTGGCAGATGTATTTTTCGAACTCGGATTTCGATTGGAATTGAAGGCGGCAGTGGAGAATGAACTGAAACAACGTGGAGTTTGGAAAGATTTTTCTCATAAACCCGCTTAA
- a CDS encoding helix-turn-helix transcriptional regulator yields MDLKRKGSLFYFGERILIGSSGLVTEPHSHYAVSILVSLSAPFYLHTKSDEMIESQGIIIPPNFYHKLDASQSEMVIIQLDPKSEEYKRIEMDGSPKTIDVEVRKKIQKIADPLFGDKLDCLSARSLYNQILSLLGSGSILRKFDERIEMAIQKIKEKMPNPVSLTELSEISGISTDRFMHLFKDNMGIPLRQYLLWQRLHIAAKLLQGGENLTTASHAAGFSDQAHLSRTFKKMFGVKPSLFLGSQTLHQVCFCED; encoded by the coding sequence ATGGATTTAAAAAGAAAAGGAAGTCTTTTTTACTTTGGAGAACGAATCCTCATAGGAAGCTCAGGACTCGTCACAGAACCCCATTCCCATTATGCAGTTTCCATTTTGGTTTCCCTTAGTGCGCCCTTTTACCTACATACAAAATCTGATGAAATGATTGAATCCCAAGGGATCATCATTCCACCCAATTTTTATCACAAACTAGACGCATCCCAATCGGAAATGGTCATCATTCAATTAGATCCGAAATCAGAAGAATACAAACGAATTGAAATGGATGGTTCACCAAAAACAATTGATGTGGAAGTTCGAAAAAAAATACAAAAAATCGCCGATCCATTGTTTGGTGATAAATTAGATTGTTTATCAGCAAGGTCTCTTTACAACCAGATTCTCTCTCTACTTGGTTCAGGAAGCATTCTAAGAAAGTTTGATGAACGTATAGAAATGGCCATTCAAAAAATCAAAGAAAAAATGCCAAACCCTGTTTCATTGACAGAACTTTCAGAAATTTCAGGAATCTCCACGGACCGTTTTATGCATCTATTTAAAGACAATATGGGAATTCCTCTCAGACAATATTTATTATGGCAAAGGCTTCATATTGCCGCAAAACTATTGCAAGGTGGCGAAAACCTCACAACGGCCTCGCATGCAGCTGGATTTAGTGACCAAGCCCATCTTTCTCGAACTTTTAAAAAAATGTTTGGAGTAAAACCTTCCCTTTTTTTAGGAAGCCAGACTTTGCATCAGGTTTGTTTTTGCGAAGATTAA
- a CDS encoding alpha/beta hydrolase: MKLTNQMKKISQNQKHSILLIFLIPIINLIVFCTPKIGEQINKRIVDPFDETKILNVHFVTTRREMTVKDNCDSASFGFITDINPHYGICLVNIPSKHIIGDITLDNSQDKNQFFQFKGRINTDDKEFLNKIKSSASEEVLVFVHGFNVNFDEAVIRAGQIKYDLKFPGEVVVYSWPAGADTGILSQVMVKSTYDLNYTEAKINREPFAKFLNDVTGLGKKIHLVVHSMGHQVVLPSVAALAKQGKSKFLSELILNAPDFDKNEFELILSDLSKSSERITLYCSPGDNALIASQKVNGAPRAGMCFKYSGVDVINVNEVDDPVLGVGGLGHGYYSSRPILTDIYQVLLGVSVERRLFIRKSGPKNGENFVLRK, translated from the coding sequence ATGAAACTAACAAATCAAATGAAAAAAATATCCCAAAACCAAAAACATTCAATTTTACTAATATTCCTTATCCCAATCATAAATTTAATCGTATTTTGTACTCCTAAAATTGGAGAACAAATCAACAAACGAATTGTAGATCCCTTCGATGAAACAAAAATCCTTAATGTACATTTTGTCACCACTCGCAGGGAAATGACAGTCAAAGACAATTGTGACAGTGCAAGTTTTGGATTTATCACTGACATCAACCCACATTACGGAATCTGTTTAGTAAATATTCCGTCGAAACACATTATTGGAGATATCACTTTAGATAATTCACAAGACAAAAACCAGTTCTTCCAATTTAAGGGTCGAATCAACACAGATGATAAAGAATTTTTAAACAAAATTAAATCTTCAGCTTCCGAGGAAGTTTTAGTTTTTGTTCATGGATTCAATGTCAATTTTGATGAAGCCGTCATTCGTGCCGGACAAATTAAATACGATTTAAAATTCCCTGGGGAAGTGGTTGTTTATTCTTGGCCCGCAGGAGCGGATACGGGAATCTTATCGCAGGTAATGGTAAAATCGACTTACGATTTAAACTATACAGAAGCAAAAATCAACAGGGAACCTTTTGCAAAGTTTTTAAATGATGTCACTGGCCTTGGTAAAAAAATACACTTAGTCGTTCATAGTATGGGCCACCAAGTGGTTTTACCTTCTGTGGCAGCACTTGCCAAACAAGGAAAAAGTAAATTTCTATCGGAACTGATTCTCAATGCACCTGATTTTGACAAAAATGAATTTGAACTGATATTAAGTGATTTATCCAAATCTTCAGAACGAATCACCCTCTATTGTTCTCCTGGTGACAACGCTCTCATTGCTTCGCAAAAAGTAAATGGGGCACCGCGAGCAGGAATGTGTTTTAAATATTCCGGTGTGGATGTAATCAATGTCAACGAAGTGGATGATCCTGTTTTAGGTGTTGGTGGCCTTGGCCATGGATACTATTCTTCAAGACCAATTCTCACTGACATCTATCAAGTGTTACTTGGTGTATCTGTGGAACGAAGACTTTTTATCCGCAAATCTGGTCCAAAAAATGGAGAAAATTTTGTCCTTAGGAAATAG
- a CDS encoding peptidoglycan DD-metalloendopeptidase family protein produces the protein MLLRSPDKSTIGKHVLRWGNVNVIQVSPGKYFYNLQSQSSVLHGTIDLNRKRYRILPLLTSSFILAFFLSVLVDKQTYEESLMEKEFLSMSTEVEENDIKDKEAKLADAKYLQETEDKKMAILRSADLDALADNKNKKLKVTQYKVKKNETLSDIARRFKVSAESIAGSSGINPEVSIQPGQILNIPNKQGLVYKLKKGDTLAKVADYYKVKIDDIYSENQLEDYDLFKSGQKVFLPGAVIPETGPVWRIPVASKVITSGWGTRSYPQYKFHMALDLRANYESVYAARKGKVTYSGWMGGYGNAIILTHDDNYQTLYAHNSKLYVKEGDYVSAGKIISRSGCTGYCFGPHLHFEVIKDGKNVNPTKIMKGFSYK, from the coding sequence ATGCTACTTCGGTCTCCTGATAAGTCTACGATCGGCAAGCATGTGTTACGCTGGGGAAACGTAAATGTAATCCAAGTATCTCCAGGTAAGTATTTTTATAACCTCCAATCACAATCCAGTGTCCTTCATGGCACCATTGATCTCAATCGGAAAAGGTATAGAATTCTTCCACTCCTCACCTCTTCCTTTATCTTAGCCTTTTTTTTATCAGTACTCGTAGACAAACAAACATACGAAGAAAGTTTAATGGAAAAAGAGTTCCTCAGTATGTCTACCGAGGTAGAAGAAAACGACATTAAGGATAAAGAAGCAAAACTTGCCGATGCTAAATATCTGCAAGAAACAGAAGATAAAAAAATGGCCATCCTTCGTTCTGCCGATTTGGATGCTTTGGCAGATAACAAAAATAAAAAACTTAAAGTCACTCAATACAAAGTCAAAAAGAACGAAACCCTTTCGGACATTGCTCGTAGGTTTAAAGTTTCGGCCGAATCCATTGCAGGAAGTTCTGGAATTAACCCAGAAGTCTCCATCCAACCTGGACAAATTCTGAACATTCCCAACAAACAAGGTTTAGTGTATAAACTTAAAAAAGGGGATACCCTTGCAAAAGTGGCAGATTACTATAAAGTAAAAATTGATGATATATATTCAGAAAACCAACTAGAAGATTATGATTTATTCAAGTCGGGACAAAAGGTTTTCCTTCCAGGAGCGGTGATCCCAGAAACTGGACCAGTGTGGAGAATCCCTGTGGCATCGAAGGTAATCACATCCGGTTGGGGAACACGTTCCTATCCACAATACAAATTCCATATGGCACTTGACTTACGTGCCAACTACGAATCTGTTTATGCTGCAAGAAAAGGAAAAGTCACTTATTCTGGTTGGATGGGTGGTTACGGAAATGCGATCATCCTAACACATGATGATAATTACCAAACCTTATATGCCCACAATTCTAAACTCTATGTGAAAGAAGGTGATTATGTAAGTGCAGGTAAAATCATCTCTCGTTCCGGTTGTACTGGTTATTGTTTTGGCCCCCACCTCCATTTTGAAGTCATCAAAGATGGAAAAAACGTAAATCCTACAAAAATAATGAAAGGTTTTTCATATAAATGA
- a CDS encoding bactofilin family protein: MAIGKDSINSVIGPGSIFEGKFYIAGSLRIDGKFEGDIKTEDALVIGETGKVKTNISAKEVIVSGTLIGNIKAENEVKLEGTGRMLGDITAPYLELQKGVVAKGNITITGGQKKDVRKIVEESFGGIKSLDTKD, encoded by the coding sequence ATGGCAATAGGTAAGGATTCCATCAATAGCGTTATCGGACCAGGGTCGATATTTGAAGGTAAGTTTTATATCGCAGGTTCACTCAGAATCGATGGAAAATTCGAAGGTGATATCAAAACTGAAGATGCACTTGTTATCGGAGAAACCGGTAAAGTAAAAACTAACATTAGCGCAAAAGAAGTCATTGTATCAGGTACCCTCATCGGAAACATCAAAGCCGAAAACGAAGTAAAACTGGAAGGTACTGGACGTATGTTAGGTGATATCACTGCTCCATACTTAGAACTTCAAAAAGGTGTAGTTGCGAAAGGAAATATCACAATCACAGGCGGTCAGAAAAAAGACGTGCGTAAGATTGTAGAAGAATCCTTCGGCGGTATTAAATCTTTAGATACCAAGGATTAA
- a CDS encoding penicillin-binding protein 1A: MKQEPVGLFEKYFIIWFRTVTEKIWTGDKKLRNTSIAIFAFGALNVFLLTGSIKDFFKLKEASVYDIPSTLYGMNDKGEYEPIAEYYKFSRIPVRLEQLKTEETPLSPDNRHKVIQCFLSTEDNSFYSHNGIDLKGIARAFVVNIMAGRVKEGASTITQQVARLKFLSIERSIARKAREAWLAILLELVYPKDKILEVYLNEIPLGHGTIGVGAASRFYFRKEVQDVTWGEAAILASLTTRPTQFSPIVNPVSSMNKVRVVFRKLVENGRMTVADAEKEYANLQEYYTNLNRSPNDSAFSDRLNRFPYVTEYIRKNLIRSIGSSRLYNGGLKIYSTINIRHQEEAEKALLPALQRQTIESNQRAFRNIDAFDDLYGSGYSLIADLYDLPDFKFRISRTERTFSSAYQEDLRDEFFALNLLTGDDFLGDLIDKNYTSQTTKDHLLPVEGSLIAIRPETGYITALVGGSGFRSDNQQIRPFQAFRQPGSAFKPILYAAAMDYSGKNPDPEKNVTPATLFADSPLQYLMEDGDEWAPENYSSEYSGFILLRKALEQSKNSVAVRVLEQVGLSHLMDSLRGLLQLNGRDIPYNFSVSLGSFELTPYELTRAYAALASGGKTVNPISVLYVEDNTGKVIKDFRKDFDDEDRKQIISKEAAFLITSMMRDVVEEGTGRGVLSYGLNRKAYGKTGTTNNFRDAWFVGYTPELVTSVWFGYDVGTISLGRGMTGGKLAAPVWGRFMARALDREPMIDFPWLGDVKVTKKTVCRMSGKLPGSQCHDLFEEYFIPQTVPKEVCNDHGSSWNVVETKPMTSSVQSVRTEKKKPEKIEKQNPSSKPPKRKKSVFSGDEEIDY; the protein is encoded by the coding sequence ATGAAACAAGAACCCGTAGGGCTCTTTGAAAAGTATTTTATCATTTGGTTTCGAACTGTTACAGAAAAGATTTGGACCGGAGACAAAAAATTAAGAAACACGAGCATTGCTATCTTTGCCTTTGGAGCTTTGAATGTTTTTTTACTCACGGGTTCCATAAAAGATTTTTTTAAACTAAAAGAAGCTTCTGTTTATGACATCCCCTCTACTTTGTATGGAATGAATGACAAAGGGGAATACGAACCCATAGCCGAATATTATAAATTTTCAAGAATTCCTGTTCGCTTAGAACAATTAAAAACTGAAGAAACTCCACTATCTCCAGATAACAGACACAAGGTGATTCAATGTTTTTTATCAACAGAAGACAATTCCTTTTATTCACATAATGGAATTGATTTAAAAGGGATTGCCCGTGCTTTTGTTGTGAACATTATGGCAGGCCGTGTCAAAGAAGGTGCCTCCACCATCACCCAACAAGTAGCACGTCTCAAATTTTTATCCATTGAAAGATCGATCGCAAGAAAAGCTCGCGAGGCCTGGCTTGCGATTCTACTGGAACTTGTATATCCCAAAGATAAAATTTTAGAAGTGTATTTAAACGAAATTCCATTGGGACATGGAACCATTGGGGTTGGTGCAGCGTCGCGGTTTTATTTTCGTAAAGAAGTACAAGATGTAACTTGGGGAGAAGCCGCCATTCTTGCCAGTCTTACGACAAGGCCCACACAGTTTAGTCCGATTGTGAATCCAGTTTCCAGTATGAACAAAGTGCGAGTCGTATTTCGTAAGTTAGTTGAAAATGGCCGAATGACCGTTGCCGATGCGGAAAAAGAATACGCAAATCTACAAGAATATTATACCAATTTAAACCGTTCTCCTAACGATTCCGCTTTTTCGGATAGATTAAACCGTTTCCCTTATGTAACAGAATATATCAGAAAAAATCTAATTCGTTCGATTGGTTCTAGTCGCCTTTACAATGGTGGGCTCAAAATTTATTCCACGATTAATATACGCCACCAAGAGGAAGCAGAAAAAGCCCTGCTTCCAGCCTTACAAAGACAAACGATTGAATCCAACCAAAGAGCTTTCCGAAATATTGATGCCTTTGACGATTTGTATGGAAGTGGGTATTCTCTCATAGCCGATTTATATGACCTTCCCGATTTTAAATTCCGTATTTCCCGGACAGAACGTACTTTTTCATCCGCCTACCAAGAAGACCTCCGAGATGAATTTTTTGCCTTAAACTTGTTAACTGGTGATGATTTCTTAGGAGATTTGATCGACAAAAACTACACTTCGCAAACTACAAAAGACCATCTTCTTCCAGTGGAAGGATCTCTCATTGCCATTCGTCCAGAAACAGGTTATATTACTGCGTTAGTTGGTGGATCAGGATTTCGTTCTGACAACCAACAGATTCGTCCCTTTCAAGCATTTCGCCAACCCGGTTCCGCTTTTAAACCGATACTTTATGCGGCAGCAATGGATTACTCAGGAAAAAACCCGGATCCAGAAAAAAACGTAACACCAGCGACTCTCTTTGCAGATTCCCCTCTTCAATATCTAATGGAAGACGGTGATGAATGGGCGCCTGAAAACTATAGTAGCGAATATTCAGGTTTTATTTTACTCAGAAAAGCATTAGAACAATCCAAAAACTCTGTAGCGGTTCGGGTCCTAGAACAAGTTGGTCTTTCTCACCTAATGGATAGTTTGCGAGGTTTATTACAACTAAACGGGAGAGACATTCCTTATAACTTTAGTGTTTCCCTTGGTTCCTTTGAACTTACCCCTTATGAACTCACAAGAGCTTATGCTGCCCTTGCCTCCGGTGGGAAAACTGTAAACCCTATTTCTGTTTTGTATGTAGAAGACAATACAGGCAAAGTGATCAAAGACTTTCGTAAAGATTTTGATGATGAGGATCGCAAACAAATCATCTCGAAGGAAGCAGCCTTTCTCATTACTTCTATGATGCGAGACGTTGTGGAAGAAGGAACGGGTCGCGGGGTTTTGTCTTATGGCCTAAACCGCAAGGCTTACGGAAAAACGGGAACTACCAATAACTTTCGAGATGCCTGGTTTGTGGGTTATACCCCAGAACTTGTGACCTCCGTATGGTTTGGCTACGACGTAGGGACCATTTCTCTTGGCCGAGGGATGACCGGGGGCAAACTAGCAGCTCCCGTTTGGGGAAGATTTATGGCAAGGGCCCTGGACCGGGAACCAATGATTGATTTTCCTTGGCTGGGTGATGTCAAAGTCACAAAAAAAACAGTCTGTCGGATGTCAGGAAAACTCCCCGGAAGCCAATGCCACGACCTATTTGAAGAGTATTTTATCCCTCAAACCGTGCCGAAAGAGGTTTGTAATGACCATGGTTCCTCTTGGAACGTAGTGGAAACCAAACCCATGACCTCATCTGTACAATCGGTGCGCACGGAAAAGAAAAAACCCGAAAAAATAGAAAAACAGAACCCTTCTTCCAAACCGCCAAAACGAAAAAAGTCAGTCTTTAGCGGGGATGAGGAAATCGACTACTAA
- a CDS encoding zinc dependent phospholipase C family protein — protein MAGKITHIEALSQVKKHLEHGNATQRRMAALLSRPDVASYANLGAVAPDIFYFYHVLQPKLTKKAAFFGDLAHHHRVAELVLSFLDQVYDTEMGLYRDRFLAFTLGYICHCVVDIQTHPYIFYISGDYYNNDKKISYQAQVNHMKVEFGLDTLLLNHRWGMSAREYDFPQYIDIRHRTVGIKNKMDPVLWNFWLQSLKDTFPTEFATSYLGSEKKIIPGDILNESYLGFYRFTSTLDSRSALMRGLVSVVDTLTFHKYNASVLMLPAIEAINPKIMNEEKREWFYPADPKRKFNDSFIDLLNQASQACKEILTRAYEYSFSPESRSKILESLGGYNLDTGLRYHGIDHMKEFSPLV, from the coding sequence ATGGCAGGAAAGATTACACATATTGAAGCACTCTCCCAAGTGAAAAAACATTTGGAACATGGAAACGCAACCCAACGTAGAATGGCTGCCTTACTCTCTCGGCCCGATGTTGCCTCTTATGCCAACCTTGGAGCGGTAGCTCCTGATATATTCTACTTCTATCATGTGTTACAACCAAAACTGACAAAAAAAGCGGCTTTCTTTGGTGATCTTGCCCACCACCATAGAGTGGCCGAACTTGTACTTAGTTTTCTTGACCAAGTGTATGATACGGAGATGGGTCTTTACCGGGACCGTTTTCTTGCCTTCACTTTAGGATATATCTGCCACTGCGTTGTGGACATCCAAACCCATCCTTATATTTTTTATATCTCTGGGGATTACTATAACAACGATAAGAAGATTTCTTACCAAGCACAAGTAAACCATATGAAAGTGGAGTTTGGACTCGATACCTTGCTTCTTAACCATCGTTGGGGAATGAGTGCCAGAGAATACGATTTCCCCCAATACATCGATATCCGGCACAGAACTGTAGGAATTAAAAACAAAATGGATCCGGTACTTTGGAATTTTTGGTTACAGTCTCTCAAAGATACCTTTCCAACAGAGTTTGCGACTTCCTATTTGGGTTCCGAAAAAAAAATCATCCCCGGTGATATCTTAAATGAATCTTACTTAGGTTTTTACCGATTTACCTCCACTTTGGATTCAAGGAGTGCCTTGATGCGGGGCCTTGTGAGTGTAGTGGATACACTTACCTTTCATAAATACAATGCCAGTGTGCTGATGCTTCCTGCCATTGAAGCCATCAACCCCAAGATCATGAATGAGGAAAAAAGGGAATGGTTTTATCCCGCAGACCCAAAACGGAAGTTCAATGACTCCTTTATTGATCTTTTGAACCAAGCAAGCCAGGCCTGCAAAGAAATTTTAACGAGAGCCTACGAATATAGTTTTTCTCCGGAAAGCAGATCGAAAATTCTGGAATCTCTCGGTGGTTATAATTTGGATACTGGTCTCCGTTACCACGGAATTGACCATATGAAGGAATTTTCTCCACTCGTTTGA